One part of the Vicia villosa cultivar HV-30 ecotype Madison, WI linkage group LG6, Vvil1.0, whole genome shotgun sequence genome encodes these proteins:
- the LOC131615057 gene encoding pollen-specific leucine-rich repeat extensin-like protein 2, whose amino-acid sequence MKHARKKGRSAPYGMVLSLVFKYFNIPLKGENSFRGVGSIHGLSVPSTAKVTSNPTKNLSPSGEQTLSPIVEQVSTTQPEQVIEPPPSQDVSSPIPSFVTPPDQTISPEENMFVSPPSPLIHTENTCIESPCPPNPPSVQTPVFDPSPRQSHDSSPVPDLDLNVDSQHYLAEINDNLDTLLFQHQALKHSQSLPYSSGFDPNT is encoded by the exons ATGAAACATGCTCGTAAGAAAGGTCGAAGTGCTCCCTATGGAATGGTATTGAGTCTGGTGTTTAAGTATTTCAATATTCCTCTTAAAGGAGAAAATTCCTTTAGAGGTGTTGGATCCATTCATGGAT TATCAGTTCCATCAACTGCTAAAGTCACCAGTAACCCTACCAAAAATCTGTCCCCATCTGGTGAACAAACTTTGTCTCCTATAGTTGAACAAGTCTCAACTACTCAACCTGAACAAGTTATAGAACCACCACCCTCACAAGATGTCTCCTCACCCATCCCCTCATTTGTCACTCCTCCTGACCAAACTATCTCACCTGAAGAAAATATGTTTGTTTCTCCACCCTCACCCTTAATTCATACTGAAAACACTTGCATTGAGTCACCATGTCCTCCCAATCCTCCAAGTGTTCAAACTCCTGTGTTTGACCCTTCACCAAGACAGTCTCATGACTCCTCACCTGTGCCTGACTTAGACCTAAATGTAGACTCCCAACATTACCTGGCTGAGATAAATGATAACCTTGACACGCTCCTTTTCCAACATCAAGCACTCAAACATAGTCAGTCTCTGCCTTACTCTAGTGGTTTTGATCCAAATACCTAA
- the LOC131615058 gene encoding F-box protein At2g26160-like produces the protein MAMILGLLWTGIVDVNGMIAGFDAGLGQISHIEMTKINFKNDHRNLVLFKEDMLLVIQSRIYDRQAGHLTYETVGFKVYKMNWNERKWEQIQSLGEHSLFIGTKSSLCCCAADFVGCRPNCIYFTYFTDYVNGKDVGIYNLSDKSIEPLPGYLSNSYGHSVWVELTP, from the coding sequence ATGGCAATGATTCTTGGGTTATTATGGACTGGGATTGTTGACGTAAATGGAATGATTGCAGGTTTTGATGCTGGTCTTGGTCAGATCTCACACATTGAGATGACTAAAATTAATTTCAAGAATGATCATCGCAATTTAGTGTTGTTCAAGGAGGACATGCTGTTGGTTATTCAGAGTCGTATTTATGATCGCCAGGCTGGTCATCTTACTTATGAGACAGTGGGGTTTAAGGTTTACAAGATGAACTGGAATGAGCGCAAGTGGGAACAAATACAAAGTTTGGGAGAACACTCGTTGTTTATAGGGACCAAATCTTCACTTTGCTGTTGTGCTGCTGATTTTGTTGGTTGTCGTCCAAATTGTATCTATTTCACCTATTTCACCGACTATGTTAATGGGAAAGATGTTGGTATCTATAATTTATCAGACAAGAGCATTGAGCCATTGCCTGGTTATCTGTCAAATTCATATGGTCATTCAGTTTGGGTCGAGCTAACTCCATGA
- the LOC131610668 gene encoding E3 ubiquitin protein ligase DRIP2-like, whose protein sequence is MVVKVKRETLEACMTCPICLKLLKDATTISLCLHTFCRKCIYDKLSDEESDCCPVCNIDLGILPVEKLRPDHNLQDIRTKIFPFKRKKVEAEEVVPSIPLPAKRKERSLSSLVVSAPKVSTHTGFTGKRTKTGTRKAATLRGCSFIPEGSVKKEETHDEDILGSFLAETSKKHRPNEDTNNNMDLTEGKADLWTPLNCLVEAANRTKSSRSNLQGTPLAKLESPVTPHGGLVMSEVTKAEPPTSVQGELHMPKTKNKSNGHKTKFGDDKDGNTLPSGPVKRKRMRPANQKRTAASEMSASAQLVLDATGSRCNRKNSPIWFTLVASEDQNGEISLPQISACYLRIKDGSVPVSFIQKYLMKKLNLASEAEVEIICRGQPVLPSLQMHNLVDLWFCTASTSKKLPASVGSSAKDFVMALSYCRKTIPL, encoded by the exons ATGGTTGTGAAAGTGAAAAGAGAAACTCTTGAAGCATGCATGACATGCCCTATTTGTCTTAAGCTCTTGAAAGATGCTACCACTATATCCCTTTGTCTTCACACTT TTTGCAGGAAGTGTATATATGACAAGCTTTCCGATGAAGAGAGCGATTGTTGTCCCGTATGCAACATTGATCTCGGTATTCTTCCTGTCGAAAAGCTCAG GCCTGATCACAATCTGCAAGATATTAGGACCAAAATATTCCCATTTAAACGAAAGAAGGTTGAGGCCGAAGAAGTTGTTCCCTCAATACCCCTACCAGCAAAAAGGAAGGAAAGATCTCTTTCATCATTGGTGGTTAGTGCTCCCAAAGTTTCAACACATACAGGCTTTACAGGAAAGAGAACAAAAACTGGTACGAGAAAGGCTGCTACTTTACGTGGATGCAGTTTTATCCCCGAAGGTTCTGTAAAGAAAGAAGAAACACATGACGAAGATATTCTG GGTTCTTTCTTAGCTGAGACTTCTAAGAAGCATAGACCTAATGAAGATACAAACAACAATATGGACCTTACTGAAGGAAAGGCTGATCTCTGGACGCCCTTGAACTGTCTCGTTGAAGCGGCCAATAGAACAAAGTCCTCAAGGTCAAATTTACAAGGGACTCCTCTTGCCAAATTAGAGTCCCCGGTTACTCCTCACGGTGGATTAGTGATGTCTGAAGTTACCAAAGCAGAGCCACCTACATCTGTTCAGGGTGAATTACACATGCCTAAAACCAAGAACAAGAGCAATGGACATAAAACAAAGTTTGGAGATGACAAGGATGGAAACACCTTGCCTTCAGGACCCGTGAAGCGAAAAAGGATGCGTCCTGCTAATCAGAAGAGAACAGCAGCATCTGAGATGTCTGCCTCAGCACAACTCGTGTTAGATGCAACAGGGAGCAGGTGCAACAGGAAAAACAGTCCTATTTGGTTTACATTAGTTGCTTCTGAAGACCA GAATGGAGAAATTTCCTTGCCACAGATCTCGGCTTGCTATTTAAGAATAAA agatGGTAGTGTGCCAGTCTCGTTTATTCAAAAGTACCTCATGAAGAAACTTAATCTTGCTAGTGAAGCAGAG GTGGAAATAATATGTCGGGGTCAACCCGTTCTCCCATCTTTGCAAATGCATAACTTAGTAGATCTGTGGTTCTGCACAGCGTCAACATCGAAAAAGCTTCCGGCATCTGTAGGATCTTCGGCTAAGGACTTTGTGATGGCTTTATCGTATTGTCGAAAGACCATACCTCTTTGA
- the LOC131610671 gene encoding uncharacterized protein LOC131610671, whose product MAPDASDALSVRQKVQHFLNAARTGNLDLLKKFAEQLDEGKDLSKTVEAIKDANKRGALHFAALEGQTEICNYLLEDLKLPIDAKDDDGETALIHAARQGHTATAKYLIDHGADPTIASNLGATALHHSAGIGDIELLEHLLSKGINTDLESDAGTPLVWAAGHAQQAAVTALLKHGANPNAETDDGITPLLSSVAAGSLECLELLIQAGAKVNVSAGGATPLHIASDNGSLELINSLLKAGADPNIADEDGVKPIQVAAARGNREAVEIFFPVTSKIDTVPFWTIDGILEYMQSESKKQQGELVNGKESNGLKDAVSREQNIPEVSPEAKKRAAESKARGDEAFKRNDHYTAIDSYTQALDLNPGDATLLSNRSLCWMRLGQAEQALADAKACRALRPDWSKACYREGAAWRLLQKFEEAANAFYEGVTIDPENRELISAFREAVEAGRKFHGTAENKS is encoded by the exons ATGGCTCCCGATGCTTCCGACGCACTTTCAG TAAGACAGAAAGTTCAACACTTTCTCAACGCTGCTCGTACCGGAAATCTCGATCTCCTAAAGA AATTTGCCGAACAGTTAGATGAAGGGAAGGATTTATCGAAAACTGTGGAAGCAATTAAGGATGCGAACAAGCGTGGAGCACTTCACTTTGCTGCTCTTGAAGGACAGACTGAGATTTGTAACTATCTTTTAGAGGATTTGAAGCTTCCGATTGATGCGAAAGATGATGATGGAGAAACTGCTCTCATTCATGCTGCACGCCAGGGACATACTGCCACTGCTAAGTATCTTATTGACCATGGTGCTGATCCTACTATTGCTAGTAATTTGGGAGCTACCGCGTTGCATCATTCTGCTGGAATAG GAGATATTGAGTTGCTTGAGCATTTGCTGTCCAAAGGAATTAATACCGATTTAGAAAGTGATGCGGGAACACCTTTGGTTTGGGCTGCGGGTCATGCTCAACAAGCTGCTGTTACTGCTCTATTAAAACACGGTGCAAAT CCTAATGCTGAAACCGATGATGGCATTACCCCACTCCTTTCATCTGTGGCAGCTGGTTCGTTAGAATGCTTGGAGCTGTTAATACAG GCAGGTGCTAAAGTAAATGTTAGTGCTGGTGGAGCAACTCCTTTGCACATTGCATCTGATAATGGGAGTCTAGAACTCATAAATTCCTTATTGAAAGCTGGAGCTGATCCTAATATCGCTGATGAG GATGGTGTCAAGCCAATACAGGTTGCAGCTGCAAGGGGTAATCGTGAAGCAGTTGAAATATTCTTCCCCGTTACATCCAAAATTGACACTGTTCCTTTTTGGACTATTGATGGGATACTCGAGTATATGCAATCAGAAAGTAAAAAGCAGCAG GGTGAATTAGTAAATGGTAAAGAAAGTAACGGGCTCAAGGATGCTGTTTCCCGAGAGCAAAATATCCCTGAG GTTTCACCAGAAGCCAAAAAGAGAGCAGCAGAATCAAAAGCAAGAGGGGATGAGGCTTTTAAAAGGAATGACCATTATACGGCTATAGATTCCTATACACAA GCGCTTGATCTAAACCCCGGGGATGCTACATTGCTATCAAATAGAAGTCTATGTTGGATGAGATTAGGTCAAGCCGAGCAAGCTTTAGCTGATGCAAAGGCCTGTAGAGCATTAAGACCAGATTGGTCAAAAGCTTGTTATAGGGAAGGTGCAGCCTGGCGTTTGTTGCAG AAATTTGAAGAAGCTGCAAATGCATTTTACGAAGGAGTAACAATTGATCCGGAGAACAGGGAGCTTATAAGCGCATTCAG GGAAGCTGTTGAAGCTGGAAGGAAATTTCATGGCACAGCTGAAAATAAGTCGTAG
- the LOC131610670 gene encoding tRNA(His) guanylyltransferase 2-like, with protein MANSKYEYVKCFELEDEVMFPNFILVSINACKLSKPYDVNALNLMNSCAVAVLEEFADVVLAYGFSNEYTFVFKKSTKFYERRGSKVLSIISSFFSSVFVRKWREFFPQKELRSPPSFHGKIVACASIDALQAYLLWRQNICHLKNQYDQCFWRLVECGMNEREAQEFIDGAKKRDLNDILFDEFNVNYNTLDPIFRQGSCILKTVVGAVVKYTETGAPVKRQRREIIIVHSKKIASTRFWNEHSILLKELGVFVEEINNVKPEYVRSFEFDSKLMPSTWIVVRIDGCHFHRFSEIHDFAKPNDDRALNLMNSCAVAVLEEFRPDVVFAYGVSDEYSFILKKSTVLYERRGSKIISAIVSFFTSTYVMRWKDFFPQSELNYPPSFDARAVCYPSAEILRDYLSWRQVDCHINNQYNTCFWKLVASGKSKREAQRSLKGAQLQKKIEELAIDYNKLPVMFRQGSSVFWDRVDNTLIHQENGESSENYGKVSVQHIDIIGSAFWLEHPGILDEKL; from the coding sequence ATGGCAAACAGCAAATATGAGTATGTCAAGTGTTTTGAGCTTGAGGATGAGGTCATGTTTCCGAATTTTATCCTTGTTTCAATCAATGCTTGTAAACTTTCCAAGCCTTATGATGTAAATGCCTTGAATTTGATGAACTCTTGTGCTGTTGCGGTGCTTGAAGAGTTTGCAGATGTAGTCCTTGCATATGGGTTTAGTAATGAGTATACCTTTGTTTTCAAAAAGAGCACCAAGTTCTATGAACGGCGAGGTAGCAAGGTGTTATCGattatttcttcttttttctcaTCCGTCTTTGTGAGAAAATGGCGTGAATTCTTCCCACAGAAGGAACTGCGTTCTCCTCCTTCCTTCCATGGGAAAATTGTAGCTTGTGCATCCATAGACGCCCTTCAAGCTTATCTTTTATGGAGGCAGAATATCTGTCATTTGAAAAATCAATATGATCAATGCTTTTGGCGACTTGTGGAATGTGGGATGAATGAGAGGGAAGCACAAGAGTTCATCGATGGAGCTAAGAAACGTGActtaaatgatattttatttgatGAGTTCAATGTCAATTACAATACACTGGATCCAATATTTCGACAAGGTTCTTGTATTTTAAAGACAGTGGTAGGGGCTGTGGTGAAGTACACAGAAACGGGTGCTCCAGTTAAAAGACAAAGGAGAGAGATAATCATAGTGCATTCCAAGAAAATAGCAAGCACGCGATTTTGGAATGAACATTCTATTCTTTTGAAGGAGCTTGGTGTTTTTGTGGAGGAGATTAACAATGTGAAACCGGAATATGTGAGGTCCTTTGAGTTTGATAGCAAGTTGATGCCATCTACATGGATTGTAGTTCGGATAGATGGATGCCATTTCCACAGATTTTCTGAAATACATGATTTTGCAAAGCCAAATGATGATAGAGCTCTTAACTTGATGAATTCATGTGCGGTGGCCGTCTTAGAAGAATTTAGGCCGGATGTAGTCTTTGCATATGGGGTTAGTGATGAGTATAGTTTCATTCTTAAGAAATCCACTGTTCTTTATGAAAGGAGAGGTAGTAAAATCATATCAGCCATTGTGTCTTTCTTCACATCCACTTACGTGATGCGATGGAAAGATTTCTTCCCTCAAAGTGAGTTGAACTACCCTCCTTCTTTCGATGCACGAGCAGTGTGCTATCCATCTGCTGAGATTTTACGGGACTATCTTTCGTGGAGGCAAGTGGATTGTCACATAAACAATCAATATAACACTTGTTTCTGGAAGCTTGTTGCATCAGGAAAAAGCAAAAGGGAAGCTCAGCGTAGTCTAAAGGGTGCTCAGCTGCAAAAGAAAATTGAGGAATTGGCTATTGACTATAATAAATTGCCAGTGATGTTCCGACAAGGATCCTCAGTTTTTTGGGATAGGGTAGACAACACTCTCATCCATCAGGAGAATGGAGAGTCTTCCGAAAATTATGGAAAGGTCAGTGTACAACATATTGACATTATTGGATCAGCCTTTTGGCTAGAACACCCTGGTATCCTTGATGAAAAGCTATAG
- the LOC131610669 gene encoding actin-related protein 2/3 complex subunit 5A has translation MAGSEGFVEADNAEAIITRIEHKTLKIESLLKQFKPVEALKTALEGTYAMTSDERCKSAHWIVVHRAIMAIKDVDGMLSSLDPEYYDILMKYLYRGLSTGDRPTCDQCLRIHEKLTERAGHGCILRFLTDTVNTV, from the exons ATGGCAGGGTCGGAAGGATTCGTTGAAGCGGATAATGCCGAAGCGATTATCACTAGAATTGAACATAAAACTCTCAAGATCGAAAGCTTACTCAAACA GTTTAAACCCGTCGAAGCTCTTAAAACTGCTCTTGAAGGTACCTATGCCATGACTAGTGATGAGCGTTGCAAG TCGGCACATTGGATTGTTGTGCATAGAGCAATAATGGCTATAAAAGATGTCGATGGGATGCTTTCTTCCTTGGATCCTGAATACTATGACATCCTAATGAA GTATTTATACAGAGGCTTATCTACTGGAGATCGTCCAACATGTGACCAATGTCTTCGAATTCATGAAAAATTGACAGAGAGAGCAGGCCATGGTTGCATTCTACGTTTCTTGACTGATACTGTAAATACAGTTTGA